One Pyrofollis japonicus DNA window includes the following coding sequences:
- a CDS encoding ATP-binding protein — translation MNRIDSEPIIKPETKEEKKKKEALFKLADKFREAARERRKYLREEGFKVVVTGKGGAGKTTTAALLARILARRGYKVLAIDEDPQINLPNALGLPKEVADKIVPLSRNVDYIEEKTGARPGEEWGVFLIVNPDVSDVIERFGVKGPDGVTILVMGTVVQAATGCLCPENALLAAVMDYLVLRKGEVVIMDTQAGLEHFGRAIAKGFKQSIVISEPTHNSMQVAAHAMRLSHELGIPYIHLVLNKVRSEKEVEKAMKLAKEFGAPEPTSVVLIPYDPTVLEYEPNVGPLLDMNPKPPIVKAVEELADIVEKYGNL, via the coding sequence TTGAATAGGATTGATTCTGAGCCTATAATTAAGCCTGAAACTAAGGAGGAGAAAAAGAAGAAAGAAGCCCTCTTCAAGCTCGCAGACAAGTTCCGAGAAGCTGCACGGGAGAGAAGAAAGTACCTGCGCGAAGAGGGCTTCAAGGTTGTTGTAACCGGTAAGGGTGGAGCAGGAAAGACGACAACTGCGGCCCTCCTTGCTCGGATTCTTGCACGCCGAGGCTACAAGGTCTTAGCCATTGATGAGGACCCGCAGATAAACTTACCCAACGCGCTCGGCCTGCCAAAGGAGGTAGCCGACAAGATTGTTCCGCTGAGCCGGAACGTGGACTACATAGAGGAGAAGACTGGTGCACGGCCTGGCGAAGAGTGGGGTGTCTTTCTAATAGTTAACCCGGACGTTAGCGATGTGATTGAGCGATTTGGGGTAAAGGGGCCCGACGGCGTAACGATACTGGTCATGGGTACTGTTGTGCAGGCTGCCACTGGGTGCCTCTGCCCTGAGAACGCCTTGCTAGCAGCGGTTATGGACTACCTCGTCCTCCGAAAAGGCGAAGTAGTTATCATGGATACTCAGGCTGGCCTTGAGCACTTCGGCAGAGCAATAGCAAAGGGCTTCAAGCAGAGCATAGTGATAAGTGAGCCGACGCATAACAGTATGCAGGTAGCTGCCCACGCAATGAGGCTGTCCCACGAGCTGGGTATACCCTACATACACCTGGTTCTGAACAAGGTTCGTAGCGAGAAGGAAGTCGAAAAGGCAATGAAGCTTGCAAAGGAGTTTGGTGCACCGGAGCCAACAAGCGTAGTATTAATACCCTATGACCCGACGGTGTTGGAGTACGAGCCTAATGTGGGCCCACTACTCGACATGAACCCCAAGCCTCCTATAGTTAAGGCGGTCGAGGAGCTAGCCGATATCGTTGAAAAGTATGGGAACCTTTAA
- a CDS encoding NADH-quinone oxidoreductase subunit 5 family protein yields the protein MSPIGLALVGVLALYASIPIALLGKREEHSWLALTASSLIALITTLVIAVSKTRISADMGLFAVVGGEELRYSFIVDEFSATMALLTSVITFLIILFSKDYMRGDKGFRRYYAALALFEASMIGVAFSHNLFTLIFFWVALGFSSFILIGYWYEKPRARRAARLALLITGAGDLGLVVALVYSIIHGAPAGIPAQSLPAIVVALIVFAAATKSAQFPLHIWLLEAMEAPTTVSALLHSATMVAAGAYLLERIHSAIVAEDSFPEALLYLGAFTALYAALLAIRESDSKRVLAYSTISNLGIMFLLAALPSPIPSFAHLFVHAWFKAALFLAIAPAIHYLGTTSLEAMGGLRRRMPLAYVVAVMAALAQIGLPYYGSWLSHTLAVESGAGKAVEYVLLADSLLAGIYIGRWLGLAFLGEERSQLAKLVREEPWEKAVYAAFMVLIPGSVLVYRYTMGLEITGLSNIGVIVSSALGLLGFLFSALIYGSRPASASAKVLEAAVSPLAYLEKAAYYTYINLIALPILGSSYKLSTADEKLIQSHLALSSASPVLSRSDEIREEGIQFMLLLGFSVFALIVIVAFMVPMG from the coding sequence ATGAGCCCCATAGGCTTGGCGCTCGTAGGTGTACTAGCACTATACGCATCGATACCTATAGCCCTGCTAGGCAAGAGGGAGGAGCACTCATGGCTAGCACTCACGGCGTCCTCGCTCATAGCCCTCATCACTACGCTGGTTATTGCTGTGTCTAAGACACGTATCTCTGCTGACATGGGCTTGTTCGCGGTAGTAGGTGGGGAGGAGCTACGCTACTCCTTCATTGTTGACGAGTTCTCGGCTACAATGGCCTTGTTGACATCCGTGATAACGTTCCTGATAATATTGTTCTCGAAGGACTATATGAGGGGAGATAAGGGCTTTCGCAGATACTATGCAGCACTAGCCCTGTTCGAAGCAAGCATGATAGGAGTAGCGTTCTCTCACAACCTCTTCACGCTCATCTTCTTCTGGGTAGCCCTAGGATTCTCTTCGTTCATACTCATAGGCTACTGGTATGAGAAGCCGCGGGCCCGCAGAGCTGCCAGACTCGCTCTCCTCATAACCGGGGCGGGGGATCTTGGCCTAGTAGTTGCACTCGTCTATTCAATTATCCATGGGGCCCCAGCCGGTATTCCTGCCCAGAGCCTGCCAGCCATAGTGGTCGCGCTCATAGTGTTTGCAGCAGCCACTAAGTCCGCGCAGTTTCCTCTCCACATCTGGCTCCTAGAGGCAATGGAGGCTCCTACGACGGTTTCAGCGCTCCTCCACTCAGCGACAATGGTGGCTGCTGGAGCATACTTGTTGGAGAGAATCCATTCAGCCATAGTGGCGGAGGACTCGTTCCCTGAAGCACTGCTGTACCTGGGTGCTTTCACAGCCCTCTACGCCGCATTATTGGCGATAAGAGAGAGTGATTCAAAGCGAGTACTAGCGTATAGCACTATAAGCAATCTAGGCATAATGTTCTTGCTCGCAGCACTTCCTAGCCCTATCCCGAGTTTTGCGCACCTCTTCGTACACGCGTGGTTCAAGGCCGCGTTGTTCCTAGCTATAGCGCCAGCAATACACTACCTAGGGACAACGAGCCTCGAGGCTATGGGCGGGCTTCGGAGACGCATGCCACTAGCCTACGTTGTTGCCGTGATGGCTGCTCTCGCCCAGATAGGATTGCCCTACTATGGGTCGTGGCTTAGCCACACACTAGCCGTGGAAAGCGGGGCTGGCAAAGCCGTCGAGTACGTTTTGCTCGCCGATAGCCTGCTTGCAGGAATCTATATCGGTAGATGGCTTGGGCTAGCATTTCTCGGAGAGGAGAGGAGCCAGCTGGCGAAGCTTGTGAGAGAGGAGCCGTGGGAGAAAGCAGTCTATGCGGCCTTCATGGTGCTCATACCGGGCTCGGTACTCGTATACAGGTATACTATGGGCTTGGAGATCACCGGGCTCAGTAACATTGGTGTTATCGTTTCGTCAGCCCTGGGGCTACTGGGCTTCCTCTTTTCAGCACTGATATATGGTTCTAGGCCGGCCAGTGCCTCGGCAAAGGTATTGGAGGCAGCGGTTTCGCCGCTAGCTTATCTCGAGAAAGCAGCCTACTATACGTACATAAACCTGATAGCACTCCCTATCCTCGGCTCCTCATATAAGCTTAGCACGGCCGACGAGAAGCTGATACAATCTCACCTAGCTCTCTCGTCGGCCTCGCCAGTGCTTAGCAGATCCGACGAGATCCGTGAAGAAGGTATACAGTTCATGCTTCTCCTAGGTTTTAGCGTCTTCGCCCTCATAGTCATAGTCGCGTTCATGGTACCAATGGGTTAG
- a CDS encoding proton-conducting transporter transmembrane domain-containing protein, with protein MSLGAVYLGAGLAILLSATAIGLKRYHEIALVLGSLSLISVWLATILYAVPVEGYKALLLYTILLGPTLAAILGDPATTSLAGAIAAGALIAQIGLGHSLALFILGLEASVAASYAAIALGESSKGYEAALEFFVASSVAVVFIALGLFGGNNPYSYLLVVIGALLELAIAPFHLWGVDVVYKASLPSILAAFTAPKIPVAYVLVSAVHGNGHSYSAIYASLYIVAILAAIWASLVGASYPRHPRKSLAYGSIAHLSLLLFLVPLAGLGPSILSYYLACYVLGEAGLIALIYSAEAAPGSQRRGLGVDLVFAALLIGLVGIPPAGSFLAKILVLLASSHSMLRMIAALGALLVSSPLLFYFYYETLLMIRSAGYPSRQALFVSTVASIMLIALFPFAPMG; from the coding sequence ATGAGCCTGGGGGCAGTCTATCTTGGAGCAGGACTAGCAATACTCCTTTCCGCCACAGCTATCGGCCTCAAACGCTACCATGAGATCGCCCTCGTACTGGGCTCTCTCTCCCTCATATCCGTTTGGCTGGCAACAATACTCTACGCCGTGCCTGTAGAGGGCTACAAGGCACTACTGCTCTACACGATACTCCTAGGCCCAACACTGGCAGCGATTCTCGGAGACCCAGCCACTACTAGTCTCGCTGGAGCAATAGCTGCTGGCGCACTTATTGCTCAGATAGGGCTAGGCCATAGCCTCGCTCTCTTTATTCTCGGGCTAGAGGCTAGCGTGGCTGCATCGTATGCTGCAATAGCGCTCGGGGAAAGCAGTAAGGGCTACGAGGCTGCACTAGAGTTCTTTGTTGCGAGCTCGGTTGCAGTGGTATTTATAGCACTTGGCCTCTTTGGAGGCAATAATCCATACTCGTACCTCCTGGTGGTTATTGGAGCGCTATTGGAGCTTGCCATAGCGCCCTTCCACCTATGGGGTGTTGATGTAGTATACAAGGCTTCGTTGCCCAGTATTCTAGCAGCTTTCACTGCGCCAAAGATACCCGTAGCATACGTGCTGGTCAGCGCAGTGCATGGCAATGGCCACTCGTATTCAGCTATATATGCCTCACTATACATTGTAGCTATTCTCGCCGCCATATGGGCTAGCCTTGTAGGCGCCTCATACCCGAGGCATCCGAGAAAGAGCCTAGCTTACGGCTCAATAGCTCACCTATCCCTACTCCTCTTCCTCGTACCACTCGCCGGGCTCGGGCCCAGTATTCTATCGTACTATTTGGCCTGCTACGTTCTAGGAGAGGCGGGCCTCATAGCCCTGATATACTCTGCCGAGGCTGCTCCAGGGAGTCAGCGACGGGGGCTTGGAGTAGACCTTGTGTTCGCAGCGCTCCTAATAGGCCTGGTGGGTATACCTCCGGCTGGCTCATTCCTGGCTAAGATCCTCGTACTTCTTGCGAGCAGCCATAGCATGCTAAGGATGATAGCAGCTCTTGGAGCCCTCCTTGTCTCTTCTCCACTGCTTTTCTACTTCTACTATGAGACCCTGCTTATGATCCGCTCGGCCGGGTATCCGTCTAGGCAGGCACTGTTCGTCTCGACAGTTGCCTCGATAATGCTCATCGCATTGTTCCCATTCGCGCCCATGGGGTGA
- a CDS encoding NADH-quinone oxidoreductase subunit D has protein sequence MSEPRVTHEAPPTLFLYDEEDGIYLSMGPQHPAMHGPWGFRVRLRGEIIVDAEPLTGYIHRGLEKLFEKRNPQQGLILAERVCFMDNVNWQLSYVLALENLLGVRDLVPRRAEWLRAIAAELNRIASHFLFLATYGHDLGLMLAPVLAFRERDLAINLLDKLAGHRITYNYVRVGGVARDAKPSWINEAKRNLRELRKRIKRYYDLYLSSSIFEERTRGNGVLGPEELMKYGITGPVLRASGVPLDLRARDPYLEPYEAVGVDIALGKHGDSYDRVLVRIKEIEESIRIVEDLLDTLPYGRILGIDQPVISLRRGYSYSIVEGSRGWFQFLIVSTGGFSKKGSTPYRVKVNNPCIQMIYLIAEKIKGMTISDAIAFINSMDMCIGGTER, from the coding sequence ATGAGTGAGCCCAGGGTCACGCACGAGGCTCCACCGACACTATTCCTCTACGACGAGGAAGACGGAATCTACCTAAGCATGGGGCCCCAGCACCCCGCAATGCATGGGCCATGGGGGTTCAGAGTAAGGCTTCGGGGAGAAATCATCGTTGATGCTGAGCCTCTAACAGGGTATATTCATAGAGGCCTTGAGAAGCTCTTCGAGAAGAGAAATCCACAACAAGGCCTCATACTCGCAGAGCGTGTCTGCTTCATGGATAATGTTAACTGGCAATTATCCTATGTACTTGCTCTCGAGAACCTGCTCGGCGTCAGAGACCTTGTTCCCCGTAGAGCGGAGTGGCTTCGAGCAATAGCAGCTGAGCTAAACAGAATAGCTAGCCACTTCCTATTCCTAGCAACATACGGCCACGACCTCGGCCTAATGCTCGCACCGGTGCTAGCATTTCGTGAACGCGACCTTGCGATCAACCTCTTAGACAAACTGGCCGGGCACAGAATAACCTACAACTATGTAAGGGTTGGCGGAGTAGCAAGAGACGCAAAGCCTTCCTGGATAAACGAGGCAAAGAGAAATCTCCGCGAGCTAAGAAAGAGAATAAAGAGATACTATGACCTCTACTTGTCAAGCAGCATATTCGAGGAACGAACCAGAGGCAACGGGGTACTAGGCCCAGAAGAACTCATGAAATATGGGATAACGGGCCCAGTTCTCCGTGCAAGCGGCGTCCCCCTTGACCTCCGCGCTAGGGACCCGTATCTCGAGCCCTACGAAGCCGTGGGAGTCGATATAGCCCTTGGAAAGCACGGGGACAGCTATGACCGTGTACTTGTCCGCATAAAGGAGATCGAAGAATCGATAAGAATCGTTGAAGACCTTCTCGATACTCTCCCCTATGGGAGAATCCTTGGCATTGATCAGCCGGTGATAAGTCTGCGCCGGGGATACTCATACTCCATCGTTGAGGGCTCGAGAGGCTGGTTCCAGTTTCTCATAGTCTCTACCGGCGGCTTCAGCAAGAAAGGGAGCACTCCCTATAGGGTCAAGGTAAACAATCCGTGTATCCAAATGATATACCTAATAGCCGAGAAAATCAAAGGCATGACCATATCCGATGCGATCGCGTTCATAAACTCTATGGACATGTGCATAGGGGGGACTGAGAGATGA
- a CDS encoding NADH-quinone oxidoreductase subunit B has translation MAQKPRYLLPIPRKRLRRPEDEEASRPQANKVVKWAVSRSLWVLVFGTGCCALELMEAFTTRFDLERFGAMMAESPRRADVLVITGLINAKVAEVIRRIYEQMPEPKYVIAVGACSMGGGPYHDSYSSVKRADEIVPVDVYVPGCPVRAEAVVEAIRLLQKKIYGKEVK, from the coding sequence TTGGCTCAGAAGCCGCGTTACTTGCTCCCGATACCGCGTAAGAGGCTCCGCAGACCCGAAGACGAGGAGGCCTCTAGGCCCCAGGCCAACAAGGTGGTTAAGTGGGCAGTTAGCAGAAGCCTATGGGTACTCGTCTTCGGCACTGGCTGTTGCGCTCTTGAGCTAATGGAGGCCTTCACTACCCGTTTCGACCTCGAGCGCTTCGGCGCGATGATGGCTGAGTCGCCGAGGCGGGCTGATGTACTAGTAATAACTGGGCTTATCAACGCCAAGGTGGCCGAAGTTATTAGGAGAATCTATGAGCAGATGCCGGAGCCGAAATACGTCATAGCTGTTGGAGCGTGCTCAATGGGTGGCGGCCCATACCACGATTCCTATAGCTCTGTTAAGAGAGCTGACGAGATTGTCCCTGTCGACGTTTATGTGCCTGGTTGTCCTGTCCGTGCAGAAGCAGTCGTTGAAGCGATCCGGCTCCTACAGAAGAAGATCTACGGCAAAGAGGTGAAGTAG
- a CDS encoding proton-conducting transporter transmembrane domain-containing protein, producing the protein MGGYVYVALYGLVYAVLLASALISAVYRRHARAVSVIALSLVALLVGVLGAKGAGTGISVSPFIPLLRVSFTKLSSVFSLVAALGALVAVLTSSRDDGIDYAALMIIVAGLIGFFSSGDLVWMLIFWETTVLPLYYMARRRGRVEQALLFLAYTQVAGILLAAASMLALSRLGSDALCDLAQLGGETRLLVLALLVLAFMIKGAVFPFHSWVPRLYAENPPIVAASSVIMTKMGLYGLALLSLYGLLGGSQLVITIALIGALYALLVAHRHIAVNDFPSAVAYLSVAHMSLIAAAMFTPTEPYRVANAATLYAIAHTFALIPVISTSWGASSLDGRLVAFTAIGLLPLPGLVFFGAEVLALSVLFEAGTLSLVLAVTSSLLNISAASWILYKALAELGTSSRVELRVLAGIVAALVILVVTGVAPIMVEPFT; encoded by the coding sequence ATGGGTGGGTACGTGTATGTGGCTCTATATGGCCTGGTCTACGCCGTGCTCTTGGCATCTGCTCTAATCAGTGCTGTTTACAGAAGGCATGCTAGAGCGGTATCAGTGATAGCGCTCTCCCTGGTAGCGCTACTCGTAGGAGTGCTCGGTGCCAAGGGGGCTGGGACCGGTATCAGTGTTTCACCCTTTATCCCGTTGCTGAGAGTTTCTTTCACCAAGCTTTCCTCAGTGTTTTCACTGGTAGCGGCGCTGGGTGCACTAGTAGCAGTATTGACGAGCAGTAGAGATGATGGGATAGACTATGCAGCATTAATGATAATCGTTGCAGGCCTAATAGGGTTCTTCTCGTCAGGGGACCTTGTATGGATGCTGATTTTCTGGGAAACCACAGTGCTCCCACTATACTACATGGCTAGGAGAAGGGGCCGTGTGGAACAAGCACTCCTATTCCTAGCCTATACGCAGGTTGCTGGCATACTCTTGGCAGCAGCCTCAATGCTCGCCCTGAGCCGCCTAGGAAGCGATGCTCTCTGCGACCTAGCACAGCTGGGGGGAGAAACGAGGCTCCTTGTACTAGCCCTTCTAGTGTTGGCTTTTATGATAAAGGGTGCGGTGTTTCCCTTCCACTCATGGGTCCCGCGACTATATGCTGAGAATCCACCGATTGTCGCAGCATCCTCGGTGATTATGACGAAGATGGGGCTTTACGGCCTGGCCTTGTTGAGCCTATACGGGCTACTAGGAGGCTCACAACTAGTCATCACTATAGCTCTTATCGGTGCACTCTACGCGCTCCTAGTAGCCCATCGCCACATAGCTGTAAACGATTTTCCCTCCGCCGTGGCATATCTAAGCGTAGCACATATGAGCCTCATCGCTGCAGCAATGTTTACCCCTACAGAGCCCTACAGGGTAGCCAACGCGGCAACACTATACGCTATTGCTCACACGTTTGCACTAATACCGGTGATAAGCACCTCTTGGGGAGCCAGCAGCCTCGATGGCAGGCTGGTAGCGTTCACCGCTATAGGGCTCCTACCCTTGCCAGGGCTAGTATTCTTCGGAGCAGAAGTGCTAGCGCTAAGCGTGCTCTTCGAGGCCGGTACGCTGAGCCTTGTACTCGCAGTGACTTCGAGCCTGCTGAATATAAGCGCAGCCTCGTGGATCCTCTACAAGGCTCTCGCGGAGCTAGGCACTAGTAGCAGGGTAGAGCTACGCGTGCTCGCCGGCATAGTAGCAGCGCTAGTCATACTAGTGGTTACAGGAGTTGCCCCGATTATGGTGGAGCCCTTCACCTAG
- a CDS encoding complex I subunit 1/NuoH family protein, with product MNITPYLELSQLGLALSILFIYLCVYTMRKLMARVSWRIGPKYVGPSGFFQVFADILKFMVKEDIVPDMEPKYMRILYGISPFLLLGLSLAIVTATPIPYLVKGIEELSNALIWVLLLLSLDIVVLIVSTWYVSSKYAFLGSYRALAQMLSYDIVLALSLLAPAIASRSSNISDISRGIHGIWYAILMPIGFVTGLVGILAELEIVPFDIPEAPTEVVGGWGLEYTGPRFLALFLAKRMEGFALMTLLASLYLGGDSGYPPLPHGTWLFVKAFLLALLIVYIVASYPRYSLRGALLRGWKLWVPLAYANFVLALIYALIG from the coding sequence ATGAATATTACACCTTATCTTGAATTATCACAGCTAGGCCTAGCACTGTCAATACTCTTCATATACCTCTGTGTATACACGATGCGCAAGCTAATGGCACGCGTATCTTGGAGAATAGGCCCCAAATACGTAGGTCCATCGGGCTTCTTCCAGGTATTCGCAGACATACTCAAGTTTATGGTCAAAGAGGACATAGTTCCAGATATGGAGCCAAAATACATGAGAATACTCTATGGCATCTCACCTTTCCTGCTACTAGGGCTTAGCCTAGCAATAGTCACAGCTACCCCAATCCCGTACCTCGTTAAGGGGATCGAGGAGCTAAGCAACGCGCTCATATGGGTGCTCTTACTGCTATCACTCGACATAGTCGTACTCATAGTCTCCACGTGGTATGTTTCAAGCAAGTACGCCTTTCTGGGCTCATATAGAGCCCTTGCACAAATGCTTAGCTACGACATAGTCCTAGCCCTGAGCCTACTAGCGCCTGCAATCGCTTCACGCAGCAGCAACATCTCAGACATATCACGCGGCATACACGGCATATGGTACGCAATACTAATGCCAATAGGCTTTGTAACAGGACTCGTAGGAATACTCGCAGAGCTAGAAATAGTGCCATTCGATATCCCCGAAGCCCCTACCGAGGTAGTAGGTGGATGGGGGCTAGAGTACACCGGGCCCCGTTTCCTTGCACTATTCCTAGCCAAGCGCATGGAAGGCTTCGCACTCATGACCCTGCTTGCTAGCCTATACCTCGGCGGCGACTCGGGCTACCCCCCACTACCGCACGGGACATGGCTCTTCGTGAAGGCATTCCTCTTAGCCTTGCTCATAGTCTACATTGTCGCATCTTATCCGCGTTACAGCCTCCGAGGAGCCCTGCTCAGGGGCTGGAAACTGTGGGTTCCACTGGCTTATGCCAACTTTGTCCTAGCCCTCATCTACGCCTTGATTGGGTGA
- a CDS encoding methanogen output domain 1-containing protein, with amino-acid sequence MQDTEKLVPFDKLRERCDPACITRVNASLKMIEAFRAFFESLAYYEIPSFFDRIVPRETAFYMIAEMMARATERAFPILLHIMEELHGRPIPYSTAKGLDRLLIHNHCHTKMAEILGYPVVVFHASKENNKIVFRTSRCPFEKEKRGRPLICAVCLGVILGSTRFLLENRPVYLVRTRKELSSIPPGAIVIQQTRRSRGCRIEVFEK; translated from the coding sequence GTGCAAGATACCGAGAAACTGGTACCATTCGATAAGCTTCGGGAAAGGTGTGACCCTGCATGTATTACTAGGGTTAATGCATCGCTGAAAATGATTGAGGCCTTTAGGGCCTTCTTCGAGTCGCTAGCGTATTACGAGATTCCCAGCTTCTTTGACAGGATAGTGCCACGTGAGACCGCATTCTACATGATAGCCGAGATGATGGCCCGTGCCACGGAGAGGGCGTTCCCAATACTGCTCCATATAATGGAGGAGTTGCATGGGAGACCTATTCCCTACTCCACTGCGAAAGGCCTTGATAGGCTACTTATACATAACCACTGTCATACAAAGATGGCAGAGATACTTGGCTACCCTGTAGTAGTGTTCCACGCCTCTAAGGAGAATAACAAGATCGTTTTCCGTACCTCGAGGTGCCCCTTCGAGAAGGAGAAGAGGGGGCGCCCCCTTATCTGCGCGGTGTGTCTCGGCGTTATACTTGGCTCGACGAGGTTCTTGCTAGAGAATCGCCCAGTCTACCTCGTGAGGACGCGCAAGGAGCTCAGCTCTATTCCTCCCGGGGCCATAGTTATTCAGCAGACTCGTCGAAGCAGGGGATGCCGTATAGAGGTGTTTGAGAAGTGA
- a CDS encoding HD domain-containing protein, protein MGEPKLHILAHGAVFSIVRIITSQATPIPSEAAPAMSKAGKEVARPEELLQRHRRLIEAVKGVEEEVWGSSGLLVNHAVLAALYAYRVALGEGADAEAVFVASLLSDAVTALEKKAGELCPRRRALLLEEALEKSGYPEELAKRVRRVLEDGESKRILGDADALAKLMLTGLLESAATRLNRGRDVLAAFLEAASRQLTAIANLDCLVSTRTAKRIARTLSERLRDTILSEIGEMRRLGLLVDVEERIEDGHQLVLVVPRRCPMCGAVLEAKEERNPGCGGVRISTVCGRCGWTYSVTVCPPPPCRS, encoded by the coding sequence ATGGGCGAGCCGAAGCTCCATATTCTCGCCCACGGTGCCGTGTTTTCGATAGTAAGGATAATTACGTCGCAAGCGACCCCTATTCCCTCGGAGGCTGCGCCAGCAATGAGTAAGGCCGGCAAAGAAGTGGCTAGGCCCGAAGAGCTTCTCCAGAGGCATCGGAGGCTCATTGAGGCCGTTAAGGGCGTCGAGGAGGAGGTCTGGGGGAGCAGCGGGCTCCTCGTCAACCACGCTGTCCTCGCGGCGCTCTATGCTTACCGGGTAGCCCTTGGAGAGGGCGCTGACGCTGAGGCCGTGTTTGTTGCTAGCCTGCTCAGTGACGCTGTGACTGCGCTCGAGAAGAAAGCCGGAGAGCTATGCCCCCGGCGGAGAGCCTTGCTGCTTGAGGAGGCTCTGGAGAAGTCTGGCTACCCCGAGGAGCTGGCTAAGCGCGTGCGCAGAGTACTGGAGGACGGAGAGTCGAAAAGGATACTCGGCGACGCCGACGCGCTGGCCAAGCTAATGCTCACCGGGCTCCTCGAGTCGGCTGCAACGAGGCTCAATAGGGGCAGGGACGTGTTGGCCGCGTTCCTAGAGGCTGCCTCTAGGCAGCTAACCGCTATAGCTAACCTGGACTGCCTCGTCTCGACACGTACGGCGAAGAGGATTGCAAGAACACTCTCCGAGAGACTCAGAGACACTATTCTTTCCGAGATAGGAGAGATGCGGAGACTGGGCCTCCTAGTAGACGTAGAGGAGAGGATTGAGGATGGGCACCAGCTAGTACTCGTGGTTCCGAGACGCTGCCCCATGTGCGGAGCGGTGCTCGAGGCAAAGGAGGAGAGAAACCCGGGATGCGGCGGGGTAAGGATAAGCACGGTGTGCGGGAGATGCGGCTGGACCTACAGCGTAACGGTTTGCCCCCCACCACCCTGCAGGAGTTGA
- a CDS encoding NADH-quinone oxidoreductase subunit C codes for MSETPRILEQAIVERGYDASGIPMLRVHPDYYHKVIEILSENGYMFVSLSAIHWRGLFEVIVLLYSLEQGALMISVIFPEDEELDSIVDLYPGAYLYEAEAYEMFGIVFRGNPRLRRHFTPEELGHPLRKEYELQETPIGGWGR; via the coding sequence TTGAGTGAGACGCCGAGGATTCTCGAGCAGGCGATTGTGGAACGAGGCTACGATGCCAGCGGTATACCTATGCTGCGCGTGCACCCAGACTATTATCATAAAGTGATTGAGATTCTCTCAGAGAATGGCTACATGTTCGTCTCGCTCTCAGCCATCCATTGGAGAGGATTATTCGAGGTCATTGTTTTACTCTATAGCCTCGAGCAAGGAGCATTAATGATATCTGTTATTTTTCCCGAAGACGAGGAGCTGGATAGCATTGTTGACCTCTATCCTGGAGCATACCTCTACGAGGCCGAAGCCTACGAGATGTTTGGCATAGTCTTCCGCGGCAACCCTAGGCTTCGCCGCCACTTCACACCAGAAGAACTCGGGCACCCACTCCGCAAAGAGTACGAGCTACAAGAGACACCGATTGGGGGCTGGGGGCGATGA
- a CDS encoding 4Fe-4S binding protein — MLKPLRRMLRDTLGPTETLRYPEEELPRDHVEQLRGFVYLAHPESCISCGACRDICPNKVIELRPFEINGSVREVPVFHANMCMACGLCVEVCPTSALDFSSIIALVSDSPDIVILPNHSKELTEKKERGETRWRYQG, encoded by the coding sequence GTGTTGAAGCCCTTGAGGAGAATGCTTAGAGACACACTTGGCCCTACGGAGACCCTACGCTACCCGGAGGAAGAGCTGCCACGGGACCATGTGGAGCAGCTGCGCGGCTTTGTCTACCTTGCTCACCCGGAGAGCTGTATAAGTTGTGGAGCATGTAGAGACATATGCCCGAACAAGGTTATAGAGCTTAGACCTTTCGAGATAAACGGCTCAGTCCGCGAGGTACCAGTATTCCATGCAAACATGTGCATGGCTTGCGGGCTCTGCGTAGAAGTCTGCCCAACCTCGGCACTGGACTTCTCCTCCATCATCGCCTTGGTCTCGGATAGCCCGGACATAGTTATCCTCCCTAACCATAGCAAGGAGTTGACTGAGAAGAAGGAGCGGGGTGAGACAAGGTGGCGGTACCAGGGGTAG